A stretch of DNA from Cryptomeria japonica chromosome 4, Sugi_1.0, whole genome shotgun sequence:
TAATTTGGCGATCCCAAATTTAATTGTCAGCTTTTTGTTCAAGATTATTTGCAGTTTGTTTATTATCCATTCTTTCGAATGAATAACAGCAGCCTTCATTAATGAAAAATCAAAACTTCAGTTATTTATTATGATGCATCTTAATGACTGAATAACCATTTCCACTTCTCACCATGGTAGCATAGTCTATTCCTTCTATTCTTCCACATTATGCTGACCAAAATTCATGTCAGGCGCATACCATGCTTCCTTAATCTGTCCAGATAAACAGTATGACTTTGCTCAAATTTCTTCTGGTTGTGAGTACGAGGTATGTCCTACAAAGAATGGAAACAACTTGTCCTTAATCTCAATCCAGCTGCATCCTGGAACTTTTTTAACTCCCTTGTCTTTCATCAAGTTTCTCACCTTTTCCATGTCATCCCACCTGCCAACTGCTCCATAAATATTGGACAAAAGCACATAATGTGTAGAATTCATAGGGTCCAAATCAGTAAGTTTTTTGGCCACATATTCTGCTAGCTTTATATTGTTATGGACTCTACAAGCACCAAGCAAGGTTACCCATACACTAGCATTGGGTTTTAATGGCATTTCGTGGATAAAGTGTTTTGCCTCTTCAAGATGCCCCGCACGGCCAAGTAGGTCAACCATACAACAATAGTGCTCCAACCTAGGCTCTATCCCATAATCCTTACTCATGCTGTTAAAGTATTGCCACCCATTATCCACTAGGCCGGCATGACAACAAGCAGATAGAACCCCAACAAATGTTACACCATTAGGCTTAGTACCAGAACCCTGCATCTGTTCAAAAAGATGGAGGGCTTCCTCGTTGCTCCCATGCAtggcatatcctacaatcatggcTGTCCATGAAACCCTATTTTGCCTTGGCATTTTATCAAACATCTTGCGCGCATCTTTTATGCACCCACTTTTAGCATACATGTCTACAAGAGCACTCCCGACAAATTCATCGAATTGAAATCCACTTCGAATTACGTCTTCATGGATCTCCTTCCCCTGTTGCAGAGAAGCTAACTGGGCACAAGCTGGTATCACACTAGCAAACGTATCAGGATCCGATTTCACCCCTCTAGATACCATTTGCTTAAAAAGTTCTACAGCTTCGACAAAACATCCATTCTgttcatatcctgcaatcattgcattccaagaTACCACATTTCTCTCGGGCATCTTCCAAAACAGATCCAAGGCAATTCCTACTCGACCATTCTGAGCATATCCCGAAATCATAGCATTCCAAGAAACCACATTCCTTTCAGGCATTCTTTCAAACAGTTCACGGGCTTCCTCAAGATACCCACCTCTCGCACATGCCACGACAATAGCAGTCCACGAGACCACATTCTTTTCAGGCATCTTCTCAAACAACTTCGAAGCTTTATCAACATCCCCTTCCCGTGCATAACCAGCAATCATGGAAGTCCAAAACACAACGTCtctttcaggcattttgtcaaacaatttgcgTGCATCTTCTATACTCCCAATTTTTACATACATGTCCACAAGTCCACTCCCCACAAAAACATCAGATTGATACCCACTTCTAATTATGTTTTCATGGACTTCCCTACCCAGCTGCAGAGATGCCATCTTAATGCAAGCCGAAAGAACGGCACTTAAAGTAAATGAATCAGGCCTAATTCCTACTCTCTGCATTTCACAAAACACTTTTAAGGCCTCCAATGCATACCCCTGCTTTGTATAAGCTGAAACCATAACAGTAAATGAGACTTCATCAACTAAAGGCAACTGGGTTAAAACTCTATGCGCATCAGCCAATCTTCCACACTTTGCGTAAGTAGTCACAATCTGGTTTCCTAAGTATATATCAATCCGAATTCCTGTTAAAATCAAATGAGCATGGATTATTTTTGCTTGTGTTATAGATTTCAATCTCAAGGAGGCCTGTAAGAGAGAAGAATAGGCATAAGAGTCTGGTTGAATGGCTCTCTTGTCCATTACATTATGCAAAACATAGAGTGCTTCTGCCAATTGGCCCTGCTTACAGAGTGCTCTCACATTTTCACATATGTTTTGGGTGTTTGTGTGAAGTTGTTGGGGAGTCAAGGATTTTACGGTATAGAATAAGAAACCTGATCTAATCagcgtcttcttcttcttcaagccaTCTAAAATGATATAAAACATGGCTATTTGACTATTAAAGGCAAGACATTGAACTGGGGATATGGAAATCAAAACATATTGTTAAGGTGGTGATGTTAAAACGGGCCTGGAAATTGATGGTCTATATGGGCCTTTTTTAACtacttaaaaatttattaaacgGAATGGATTGACATGCTATTTAAATTATGATAAATGTTTCTAGATCTCAATCAGtatatgttattttaattattaataaatcttAAATTTGCAATTGCACCTTTTTTTGTATAATAAATGTCATAGGTTTTTTTAGTGGATGAAATTGAcaaatatttaaatgattataGATGATTTCTATGTTTGCAATTTTTAGTCATATTTATAGATATGGTAAGTTTAGTTTATATGCACTGCTACTCATAATCTATACCGATCATAAAACAAAATTGATTTAGTCATATCACAATGAAAACGCCTCTTGAAGACCAACCATATAGAAGTGATTCAATGAACACCACAAATTCATAATCTTCAACCCAATCATAGAGATTTGTTAGCTTTCTTAGTAGTTATGAATCATCATGAAATAAAGAGGGGGATTAcaaaatccactctaaataaaaGTCATGTGCCATGATCAATGGTAAAGTTGTCAATACGTGACCAATAATTTCCCTTCTCTATATATATGTTTGATTGTAAAAGTCTTCTGTTTATTGAGTTTAGgtcaaaattgattttgaattcTGTTGATTTTTTAATTCTCAATCCCTTATTCCTTattgcatttataataatatgagAGTAATCTTCTATTTGCACCTTATTTATGCCTAGGTGTGAACAAGTTTGTAGGCCTAAAAGGAGTGTCACGACTTCTACATTGTTAGTTGTTCCCTATATAAGacccatcacatgctcttcatGCTTTCTCATAATACAACCAAACCCAAAGATGCTTGGATTGCCCCTAAAAACTATGCACTTCTGACTTaaacaatatataatttattacataatataatttcttttaattttgcTTTAAAAATTaccattaatttaaataatatttttttattctaatttttaagataataattttaattattataaaaattattttaaaaataaaaataccatAAAAATATAAGAATGGCTCATCTCGGGGGAATCCTATCATGTTGGTATTGGTGGGGTAGGTTGTGTTAGCTCTGGAGGTATtcaatttattttctcaattgataAGGGTATTTGTACcaataatttaatggaggctcttgccattttgTATGTGATGGAGTGTAGTTGTGATCATGGTTAGACAAGAATTATTTGTGAATCAGATTCTTAGGTGGTGGTGGTGACTTTGTTGAATGAGTGGCAGTTAGATGAGATTAGTTGGCACTTGATGTGGTGATTAGGTAGATTCATCTGTTGTGTGGCTCATTGGAATTTGTTGCTTTTTGtcacattcctagggagtggaatggagtTGTAGATTGTTTGACCAAATGGGCTTCTGATCATATGTAGGGTTGGAATATAGTGGATCAAAGGCAATTATCTTTGGAGATGTCTCGTTTATTGGATCACTTAATGGAAACTAGCAGAGTTATGTAATTTTTTCTTTGTTGGGCATGTGGCCCTTCTTGATTTGTATCTCTTTCCTTGATTTAATaattttttacccctcttttagtaaaaaaaaaattagtaaataaaatatggaacaaaaaataataaaactaGTATAAATTATGCACGATAAAAGAAATGTTGATTAAAATAATTGGTGACATACCTATATTTTTAAAAACTTATGTAATCTACATAgagagatatcaattttcacaataTTTaacattataaatataaataaatcactaaatttatattaaaaatataaggaATTAATTAATCATTACAATGCTACTCTTACCATTTTTTAAACTATGCTCCACGTTCATGCCTTACAATAAAGAAACAATGTGCATCtttcaatttcaaatttgaatttgaagtaaAGATTGTCGAGAATTCTTTTATTGTGGATTAACAATCAAAATGATAAGGATACcctctcaaaagaaaaaaaatatatcgaTACTCATGAAAGaattaaattatttgattaaatattcttttaaatctaAAACTTTTCATTTCCAATTTAAATAAAGCTCAACTTTTGTTGTTCACTCCCATAAATTTAGTATTATATTTAACACCTGAAATTATATTTATACTCCATTAATCGATATAGAGAATATATTTGAAATAAGTAAAACAATAAGGAAATATTTGTGAGTTAAAAAATGAATTAAGGAAAGAAAATTTATTAGCATCATGTTGGTTGCAAGCATCTACACATAGGATGCCATCTCTTACAATGGATAATAACAAATTTGTAAGATATTATTGAGGCATATTGAAACTACTATTTACCATCTCCTTTAAATTATCTTCAGATTCTTTATTGTGGCTCATGAATGCAAGTTCCACAATCCCTCTCATCATATCAAAACACCATTCACCATCTTCAGATTCTTTAATGGATTATAGTTGAAAATATTATGCAGCCTACTATACATGAACGCTTCATGCCTTAATGGGTTCTCTTGTTTTGAATTGCATGTCATCACCACCCAAAGACCAATAGTTAACTATAAACTATATAGAAAACAACATACTCACAACTATTaacaaaattaaccaaatgatTTTGACAAATCTATAGTGCACTTCATCTCTTGATGTAGGTTATTTATATTATTCATTTGGTGCTCCTTATTTGTACCAAGAGAAATTTTTCATCTTTAACTCTACTTAGTAAACAAGATATTTAATAAGGTATCCAAAGATTCTCTTATCAAACCTATCACAAATCTATAAATAATGCCTTGTGTATTGGCCAAGTGGCCACTAATAGTGAAAGGAAAATTTATGATGTTAATGGgaaacttaattttaaaaaattatgataTCATTgtcaaattttaaattagtacaagAACTATCGATCGCGTCAACACAACTATCCCACGATTCAATACCATTATCATTAACCTTCATTGAAGACTCATATACCATAAGGTTCTTTTATGCATCCCCAATACGATGCAACTTCTTGGCTTGACCCTTTGGAGTTAACAACCTCATTATGTACTCAATCTCTTATTCTCTCAAGGTGATCAACCCATCCACGAGCCTAATTTATGTGCAAGATTTATCTCCTTCAATATTGTGCTTAAGTCATCTTGATAGGCCTCAATGAAAATATTAATGTGATTAGATCTATTTGGGATAAAATTACTTGGGAGTTCAAAGAGAAATAACAAACATAAGACAAAAAGATTTACTAGATTCACCCTTTTTCCTTTTAATGTTTACAACTTTACAAAAAAGGTGAGATGGGGTCCACCttacttgtgtacttctcatcaAATGCAGTCACAAGATTATACCAAGTAGATAAGTGATGAGTAGGGAAGCCTCTAAGCCAAATCAATGCACTTTTATGTAGAGATATAACAAATAATCTCATCTATATGTCCTCATTCATAAAATTTACAAATTCTTTTACATGAATCCTTCCTTGTATGTTGTCATCCTTATTAAACAAAGTTAATTGACTAGAGACCTTATTTTTGCTAGTCATAATAAACCAAAGATAGGTCAATCTATTTTATAGGTAGTGTCAAGGGGGATGACATAAGACCCaacaaaatttagattttttgtgGTAGAAATATGAGTATTGGATTGCAACCAAGACTCGATTACTTTGAATTGGTTTTTAATTTCTTACCATTTACAAGCATTATCAAACTCAAGGATGGGAAAAACAATAGATCTATTAGGGACTTAGAATTTGTACTTCATGAAATACTCTTGAGAAAAACTTCCAAGGTCACTTGTTTGGAGGAGCCATTGTAcaaagccaccaaactatcaacatcAGCATGAACTATTAGGTTTGAGCCATTTCAAGCCATAAAAAGGACTGACTAAAAGGATATATTGCACCAAGCGTGTTTTTGAGGGGTGTGTCAACATGCAAGTAGAACATCAAATGCACCACCTCTACTAAAAGGAAACCAATCTCAAGAGCTTGATAACCCCTAGGTTTCTTTGTGTTAGATCGTGATAATGTTGGATAACCTAGTGGTTCATGTAGTTGTACCTGTATAAGTGGTTGTTGTTAATCAAGTAAACATGCAGTTAAATGTAGTTAGAAGATCAAAAAATAAACTAAACAATGCATAAAAAGTTTCCAATCGCCTAATTTACTCCTAAAATAACCAGATCTTCAAAAAAGGAAGAAAAGATGAGGGTTTAGAGAGAAAAAAGTAATGAAAATAAAATGGATCTAGTTTGTATTTAATTTACTATCTCTTAACTTcgaaattcacaaaaaaaaaaattaacctgcAATACCATTACCAATTACGAACATTATAAGTGGAGGGAGGTGCCCAGATTAACTATGATCATGATTGCAGAGCTGGAATTGTTTGAAAGTAGGAAGTCAGTCATTGCAAGAAACAATGTGTTTCTTAAGAAATTGATGGGCATTATGCTCAATGAAGGTGAAGAACTATCTAAATAAAGAAGGGCTTGACTGTGACTTGGAGAAGGATGACTCTAGCACAATCATAAAGAAATGCAAAGTACGACAAGGAGCACACAAAGTGGGAAGATGAGTTGAAGACCCACAAGGAGTATGGACCTAACTGTCGATCAAGAAGAAAGCAAAGATGGTATAGGTGCCCTAGTTTGATGTGATATGTAAATATTATGAATACTAAGATAGTTGCCTCTAGCTTTTATATGTTATGCGATAGAATAGATATTGCAACACACAATTATGGTCACCATTTTGTCTTGAGGGTGACATTTTGATTTAGTATAATTACAAGGTACAACCCTTCAGATCATAGATGGGTTGGAATTTGGGTCATATGGAAGCCATTATGGCTGAACATTGGTATAGGAAACAAGAATGTAAAGCTTTTTTAAAGTCATATAATAAGTGTTGTTACTTAGCAGATATTAATCTACCAATTAAAAATTATGAACATTATAAGCGCAAGATCCaaaggaattttatgaaaaataaagAAATTGTGTAAAACTACCATATTACATGTGCAAGTATTACACAAACTTTGAAAAATCCACCATTAAAGACATAAACCATTGGAACTTTATTTAATTTCAGCAAATAATCCAAGTtccaaaacaacaaaatgaaaatccatcaccatCCACGATGAAGAACTAGCAAGCTATAGACAAACATCCAATAGAAATCTGCACTAAAAATTGTCATTTTTCTATCTTTTTGCTCTCCCAAAATTGCTCTCatagatttctccccctttctaAAATGAATATAATCCCTCCTTTTATAGAGGTGATTTTTACATATCATGTAATGGGTACGTTCCATTTTTCCATCATAAAGCTTGTGTCTATCTTTTTAATCTTCATGTTTCATcacttttattttatgttttgtatctcaaatctacaaaaaaaaaactaTGAAAAGCATTGAAATCCTCATAAAATATTATTTgtgttattttattaaattatccaTCCTcatatttatcatttaaataaaaaaGGATAATTGCTAAAGTTGATAATTGTGACAAAtgtctttagcaattttagttTTTTTATGCCACAAAAtcattttgaatatatatatatatatatatatatatatgcatacacatacacatacatgtacacatgcatgtacatatacacatatataaccCAAAAGCTTGTGACATTCAAAATACAAAGAAAATGAGACCGTCAAATTTAATCTGAAAGGTAATAGAAAATTATAACATAAAAGGTGCATTACTAAATGcaccatcaatggccaagatttaaagGTGGAGATCAAATGATCTAGATTGAAAATGAAGTTGCACAAaacttattttctctattttttatttaaaaataattattttcacattatttttaatttttgaaaggaTTTTAATAGTTTTAAAAACCTTTTGTGTATTTTAGGAGGTTGGGAAAGCATGTGAAAACTCTAGGACTTCACCCAAGATAGCAATAGATTTTTAATCAATGTTTTTCTTTAAATTAGTCCTTTTTATTTGAAGAACCAACTAAGCACAATAAACTCTATTGCCAAGTGGCCCAAAATCACAAAACACATTCTCAATTCACGCAAGCGCCTTCAAGAAAATAGCAAGCCAAGACCATCAATGGACAAGTAAGCACTAGATTAACTCAATGGCATCATAGGAAAGCATTCAAGCACCAAAACCAAACTTGGAACTAGAGAACCTTCAAAACACTTATTCAAGAACTCTTATCAAAtcaagagggggtccccattttgctAATGCAAAGTATAGGTCATGTGTGCAAGGGCACAAGAAGTGTGGTATGACATAAGGAAATCCAAATATAACAGAAAAGACACAAACCCTAGCAACGCCAAGTACCCTCCTCAACTAcccacaaaaaataatatttatgtCTTGAAGTCAAAAATAATGAGAGTGAGTCGCTTATATTAAGATATGccaattttttgaatattttttatttaaaatttctaataaaaaaatcatatacttTTTATCAATGTTgcatatattaataattaaaagataATGTTACATATATAGGTGTGAAATGGGCTACATCTTAAAATATAAAACAACACGATTATTTAAGGCCACTAAGCAAGTGCTAACAAAGGGAGGAGGAGGTGGGTCTTGGTTATTTAGCCTTCTCATACATCAATAGGGTCCAAAGTGTTTATAAGGTGTCCC
This window harbors:
- the LOC131065322 gene encoding pentatricopeptide repeat-containing protein At4g02750-like; protein product: MFYIILDGLKKKKTLIRSGFLFYTVKSLTPQQLHTNTQNICENVRALCKQGQLAEALYVLHNVMDKRAIQPDSYAYSSLLQASLRLKSITQAKIIHAHLILTGIRIDIYLGNQIVTTYAKCGRLADAHRVLTQLPLVDEVSFTVMVSAYTKQGYALEALKVFCEMQRVGIRPDSFTLSAVLSACIKMASLQLGREVHENIIRSGYQSDVFVGSGLVDMYVKIGSIEDARKLFDKMPERDVVFWTSMIAGYAREGDVDKASKLFEKMPEKNVVSWTAIVVACARGGYLEEARELFERMPERNVVSWNAMISGYAQNGRVGIALDLFWKMPERNVVSWNAMIAGYEQNGCFVEAVELFKQMVSRGVKSDPDTFASVIPACAQLASLQQGKEIHEDVIRSGFQFDEFVGSALVDMYAKSGCIKDARKMFDKMPRQNRVSWTAMIVGYAMHGSNEEALHLFEQMQGSGTKPNGVTFVGVLSACCHAGLVDNGWQYFNSMSKDYGIEPRLEHYCCMVDLLGRAGHLEEAKHFIHEMPLKPNASVWVTLLGACRVHNNIKLAEYVAKKLTDLDPMNSTHYVLLSNIYGAVGRWDDMEKVRNLMKDKGVKKVPGCSWIEIKDKLFPFFVGHTSYSQPEEI